A genomic window from Nicotiana sylvestris chromosome 11, ASM39365v2, whole genome shotgun sequence includes:
- the LOC104211982 gene encoding uncharacterized protein isoform X8, with product MYELRPFEKVETISNLFTLRLLETRSIDLDDLIGGNSSDVDWRRSFYLNLISQTSFSVTVTIYSHRVLMSYQNGKDGPLSPIYKVVKTVYASPSRIKIHLDSRKEVETTPAYPEICFAIDDFDSTFGAVVLTDVDHCYCVLLNAHDGAAFPSERALRESSSCDTSSSKSDTSSGKVRRSKITLFSGFISYEMVRDAYDDGRSGLGSLLSLNSSGKTDRIYMKGPGGRGEVEVAVSGVVDQSKQESGHHSTKGLSFGVVVRRAASVASMAAKHAYAAASATRCPDGGLIPLKCCLMSISLPWEHIAHDLLFKVKIHVKEVVIVQLELISLLWSLNNVSIISYLRESLQCNCKNAHG from the exons ATGTATGAATTGAGACCGTTTGAAAAAGTTGAGACTATTAGTAATTTATTTACTTTACGTCTGCTAGAGACGCGATCAATTGAT TTGGATGACTTAATTGGTGGGAATTCATCGGACGTGGACTGGAGGCGCTCATTTTACTTGAATTTAATTTCTCAAACTTCTTTTAGTGTGACAGTCACAATTTACAG TCACCGGGTCCTTATGAGTTACCAGAATGGCAAAGACGGACCATTATCTCCTATATACAAG GTTGTCAAAACAGTCTATGCATCTCCAAGTCGTATCAAAATTCACTTAGACTCAAGGAAG GAAGTAGAAACCACGCCAGCCTATCCAGAGATATGCTTTGCCATTGACGACTTTGATTCAACCTTTGGTGCAGTG GTCTTGACTGATGTGGACCACTGTTATTGTGTACTTCTAAATGCACATGATGGGGCTGCATTTCCAAGTGAGAGAGCGCTGCGGGAGAGCAGTTCTTGTGATACTTCTTCCTCAAAGAGTGACACTAGTTCTGGAAAAGTACGAAGGTCAAAG ATCACTCTCTTCTCAGGCTTCATTAGCTATGAAATGGTCCGAGATGCATACGATG ATGGAAGATCTGGATTGGGGAGCCTTCTCTCGCTTAATTCTTCTGGGAAAACAGACCGGATCTATATGAAGGGTCCTGGAGGACGCGGAGAAGTTGAAGTAGCTGTTTCTGGTGTTGTAG ATCAAAGCAAGCAGGAATCTGGCCATCATTCTACAAAGGGGTTGAGCTTTGGTGTAGTTGTTCGAAGAGCAGCATCAGTTGCATCGATGGCAGCAAAGCATGCTTATGCTGCTGCTTCTGCTACCCGGTGTCCTGATGGAGGATTGATCCCCCTCAAGTGCTGCTTGATGTCCATATCATTGCCATGGGAACATATTGCTCATGATCTGTTGTTTAAGGTGAAAATTCATGTCAAAGAGGTCGTCATTGTCCAATTAGAGCTCATATCATTGCTATGGTCTCTCAATAATGTTTCTATTATTTCATACCTCAGGGAAAGCCTCCAGTGTAACTGTAAGAATGCCCATGGATGA